The following coding sequences are from one Nicotiana tomentosiformis chromosome 3, ASM39032v3, whole genome shotgun sequence window:
- the LOC138908051 gene encoding uncharacterized protein: MDLAGKKRLLQLNKLYEFLLHAYEKAKLYKEKTKRCHDKQIQHREFEPGQEVLLFNSRLKLFPEKLKSGWACPFGVVSVRPHGAVELHDMSLSGTLLVNGQRVKHYWGGDIAYHKTLVDLADA, encoded by the coding sequence ATGGACTTAGCCGGCAAGAAGAGGTTATTACAACTTAACAAGCTTTATGAGTTTCtgttgcatgcgtatgaaaaagcaaaattgtataaagaaaagactaAGAGGTGTCATGATAAGCAAATCCAGCATCGcgagtttgagccaggtcaagaagttctcttgtttaattcgagGTTGAAGCTTTTCCCCGAAAAGCTTAAGTCTGGATGGGCATGTCCTTTTGGGGTGGTAAGTGTGAGGCCTCATGGAGCGGTGGAATTGCATGATATGAGCTTAAGTGGTACCCTCTTGGTAAATGGGCAAAGAGTAAAacattattggggtggtgacattgcataTCACAAGACCTTGGTAGACTTGGCCGATGCTTAA